The genomic DNA GGTACGATTAGTAATGGGTTCATTACGATTGGTGTACCGAAAATGATTGGCTCGTTGATCATGAATGTACCAGGACCAGCCGATAATTTACCAAGCGCCTTCATTTGTTGGCTCTTTGCCCAGAAAAGCATGAGCATAGCTAGACCAAATGTAGCACCAGTACCACCAATGTTGACGAATACTTCAAAGAATTGTGATGTAAAGATATTTGGTAATTCTTCACCAGCACGGAACGCAATTTGGTTTTCTTCTGTAGCCATTAACCATACTGGGCTTAGTACACCTGCAACGATGTTTGTTCCGTGTAGACCTGCTGACCAAAGCATCATAATAAGCATGTAGGCTACAATGGAACCGATTAAGCTTCCGCCTAATAATCCAAGCGGCTTACCAAGTACTAATTGAACTACGTCGTGAATACTACTAATTCCAAAATATTCAATCACTAAGCGAAGGAAGAAGATAATACTGATAACAATAAAACCAGGAATAAGTGCAATAAACGATTTACTTACTGCCGGTGGTACACTATCTGGCATTTTAATAACGATATTTTTCTTAAGAATAAAGTTATACACTTCTGTTGAGAATAAACCGATTAAGATCGCAACGAAAAGTCCTTTACTTCCCATAAATGCAACTGGAATCGCTCCTCCAACTGCAATGGCTTCCGTTGCTCCATCTGGAGTAAACGGTACATTGAAAGGTGTAGCTAGTAAGAACGCACACAGTGAGATAACCCCAGCTGTAATGGCGTCAATGCCATAACGCTCAGCTAGACGATACGCAATACCGAATGCTGCGATAAGACCCATCATGTTAAACGTTGCATCGGTTGGATACATTAATTTTGCTAGCCATTGATCACCGAACACACTTGCCATGAAATCAGCATAACCAGGAATTGGTAGGAAACCTAAGATTAGGAATACAGAACCGATAATAATCATTGGCATTGCTAGGATGATTCCATCTTTTAAGGCACCTAAGTGTCTTTGTGCCGCTAATTTACCAGCAAAAGGCATAAACTTTGATTCAAGGAAACCTAGAAATTTATTCATCACGTTTCATTCCCTTCTCTACTTAGAGAGTATTTAATAGAATTACTTATTTTTTAGAGCTACTGCTGTTTTTAATACTTCTGCACCATTACACATTCCGTAGTGGATTGGGTTAATAGAATCAACTGGGATATTCTTTTCTTTTCCTAGTTGTTGCATTTGAGGTAAAAGGTAACGAACTTGTGGTCCAAGAAGAAGTACATCCGCTTGATCAATGTTCGCTTTTACTTGATCCGCACTTACTGCCCAGATCTTTGAGTCAAGTCCTTGATCTTTTGCAGCCGCTTCCATTTTTGTTACTAGTAAACTTGTAGACATACCTGCCGCACAGCATAATAGAATGTTCATCATAAATTCCTCCTAAAGTGTTTTAATTGCTTATTAGTTAGTTTAATAAATCAGAGATAAGTTCTTTTGATGAAGAAGATGTGTTGTTATCTTCTTGTTGATTTCATATTACATTGAAAGCGATTTCATTTATATCTATCTTTTTTCCGTATCTCAACGGAAAAAATTATTACTACTATTTTACTAGCTTTCCTTTTCAAAAAATTTCAATTGTAAATTCCATTTAAGGTTTGTTTAAGGTTGCCCACCGATAATGTGAATCAAGCCGCTAACATAAAGGAGTTGAACAGAGTGAAGGCAATGATGCTAAATGGCGTTCAAGGAAGATATGAACTTAAGCATGAAATCACAAAAATGGATTGCTACTTATTAAGAAGCAAGTTACAGCATGTGATGACGGCTGACCCAAACGCTAATAATGACGGGAAATACTTAATCCGAAGTGTATACTTCGATAATTTTGATAATAAAGTTCTTCAACAAAAGAAGGAAGGCTTTTTCGAACGAGATAAGTTCCGTGTTCGTCTGTATGACCATAACACAAGCTACATTAATCTCGAAAAAAAGAGCAAACGAAACAATATGACCTATAAACAAAAATGTCGTATGACCATTGAGGAATACGAAAAGGTAAGAATCGGTGACATCGCTTGGATGGAAAATGATTCACGACCTTTGATGAGAGATTTATATATGCAAATGAATCTCCTGCAGATCAAACCCGTGACCATTGTGGATTACGAGAGAGAGGTTTTTATTTATGAGTATGGGAATGTCCGAGTCACATTCGATAGCTCCGTTAAGACAAGCTTCCGAAACAATGATCTATTAAATCCAGATGTACCAATGGTGGAAACAACCCCTGGTATTGTCATTTTAGAAGTAAAATACGATGAGTTTTTACCTGATGTCATCAAGCAGTTAGTTCAGCTTCATGACAGACGAAGAGGCACTTATTCAAAATATCAAATAAGCCGTATGTTCGGTTAACAATATTGGAGGAATAGAAAATGGATACAATTAATTTTCAGGATATTTTTAAGTCTAAGTTTCTTGAACAAACGAGCAGCTTTTCAATCGTCGATTCCTTAATTGGATTATTCGCATCATTAGTCATTGGTCTCTTTATCTATTGGGTATATAAAAAGACGTTCACAGGTGTGATCTATTCACACACCTTTAATATCTCACTTATTGTTATGTCAATGGCCACATCATTAGTCATTATCGGTATCTCATCTAATGTATTATTATCACTTGGTATGGTTGGTGCCTTATCCATCGTTCGTTTCCGTACACCGATCAAAGACCCAATTGATATCGTCTACTTGTTCTGGGCTATTATTGTAGGTATTCTTAGCGGAGCTGGCTTTGTGCCACTTGCTGTTCTTGGTTCACTACTCATTGGAGCCATTCTAATCTTCTTTGGAAATCGTATTAAAGTGGAAAATCCATATCTATTAGTCGTACGATACAATGGCCACTCGATTGAAAAGTCATTAGAACATGTCGTATCAGAGAATTCGAAAAAGCATACGATTAAATCAAAATCCGTAATGCCAGGTAATGAGTATGAAGTCACTTATGAAATCCGCGTAAGGGAAAATGACATGAGCTTCATCAACAATATTTCCGAAATGGATGGAGTAAGATCCGCCATTATGCTGAGTTATGATGGGAATTTTACAGCATAACTCGAAAAGCGGAAGTGCTTTGATCAGCCCCGACAAGCATAAGACGAAGACCGCAGGAAGGCCTGCCTTCTGGAGGGGTTTGGCTTATGACCTAGGAATAATGGCTTTAGATTATTCCATCGAGGGGCTAAGCACTGGAGCTAGACAACACCTTAATAACAATATCTCTTAACTTTGAAAAAGGAGATTGCCCTTCCCCCCGGCAATCTCCTTATATATATTTTAACGGTTATAAATTACATATTGATATGGAATACGAATTTTACCCTCAGATGAGCTTACATCCAAGTAACCGCTAACGAAAGTTGGTGTACCTTCTTGGCCACTTGCATGAGTACCATGTTTCACCACTTCTACCGTAATATCCATACTTTTTTTAGCAGGAATGGTTACTTCCATATCAGTCACTTTTACATTTTCATCATTGCTAATGGTATATGCTAACTCCTCGTTAGTTGGGTTCGTTAACGTAACGGTCATCTTATACGTTTGATTTCCAACCGGGCGAACTAATCCAAAGCTTAAGGAGGACGGGTAGGCTAACACTGATGGATTCACCGCATTATTCAGGTCCATTAGATCTCCCTCCACTTTTAATGGATCAGAGATTGTTCCCTCAAAGGAAGCAATTTGTGCATCTCCAAACTGTATAAAAGCATTCTCACTGTCTACGGTAACAGAAGATTGCCCCTCATCATTTTTCACTATCGCTTGAATTGGGACAGCTGTTGTAAATATCCACAGAGTAATTAAGAGAACTCCCAAAATACTTTTTATGTTCTTAGCTATCTTCAACAAGTAATCCTCCTTTAAAACTAGCTTTCTATATAACTATCTAGTAAAAACTACTAGAAATTTGCGTACTAGTTTAATTTCTAGGAATGAGAACTTTCCCCTTTGACTAGTTTTGTCTCATCTTGAAAATAATTTTGCCGAAATAACACCTTTTCTGTAGTAAAAATGGAAATTCGTGTATTTATTGATATATATGCTCGAACATTATAGAATACAAGAAAAGAAAATGTAATTAATAGGAGGTTCAACATGATACAACGTACTGTATTATTAAAGTTCGCTGAAACAACAACACAGGAACAAATGGAAGAAGTCATCAAACGCTTTAAAGCATTGGAAAAAGTAATTACTGGAGTAGTTGAAGTTCAAGCTGCATTCAATCTTTCTGAAAAGAGTAAGGAATATCAAGTGATTCTTATGGTTCGTTTCGAAAACGTGGCTGCTGTAGAGGCCTATACAATAAATGAACAACACCAAGAAGTGGCTGCCTTCATCCGCGAGGTTGGAAGACTTGATAGCATCGGTGTAGATATTGAGATTTAAGAATTTATGCCCCACAATAGGAATTGTGGGGTTTTTTATAAGTATAGAAATGAGGAGTTTTTATGAAAATTGGAATCATTGGATTAGGAGATATCGCAAAAAAAGCATATATACCCGTTCTTTCTGAAAAAGAAGGAATTGATCTTGTCCTTTGTACGAGAAATGAAGAGACACTTACTCGACTTTCAAACAAATACCGTGTTCAAGAAACAGCGAAGACGATTGACGAATTACTTTCAAAAGAAATTGATGCTGCCATTGTTAGCACAGCGACAGAGGGACATTTTGAAATAGCAGAAAAGTTGCTTGATCATGGGATTCATACATACATTGATAAGCCCATATCCATGAACTTTCATGAAACAGAGAGAATTGTTAGGCTAGCTAAGGACAAGGGGAAAATTGCCATGGTTGGTTTTAACAGACGATTTATCCCTCGTGTGAAAGAACTAAAGGAACACGGGAAACCAAA from Robertmurraya sp. FSL R5-0851 includes the following:
- the celB gene encoding PTS cellobiose transporter subunit IIC, with translation MNKFLGFLESKFMPFAGKLAAQRHLGALKDGIILAMPMIIIGSVFLILGFLPIPGYADFMASVFGDQWLAKLMYPTDATFNMMGLIAAFGIAYRLAERYGIDAITAGVISLCAFLLATPFNVPFTPDGATEAIAVGGAIPVAFMGSKGLFVAILIGLFSTEVYNFILKKNIVIKMPDSVPPAVSKSFIALIPGFIVISIIFFLRLVIEYFGISSIHDVVQLVLGKPLGLLGGSLIGSIVAYMLIMMLWSAGLHGTNIVAGVLSPVWLMATEENQIAFRAGEELPNIFTSQFFEVFVNIGGTGATFGLAMLMLFWAKSQQMKALGKLSAGPGTFMINEPIIFGTPIVMNPLLIVPFFLTPIVLIIVTYYSMKLGLVAKPAGIAIPWTTPPIIGGYLATGGKISGAVMQAVNVVIALAIYFPFFRMWDKMKQQEEGGANNSSKVS
- a CDS encoding PTS sugar transporter subunit IIB — translated: MNILLCCAAGMSTSLLVTKMEAAAKDQGLDSKIWAVSADQVKANIDQADVLLLGPQVRYLLPQMQQLGKEKNIPVDSINPIHYGMCNGAEVLKTAVALKNK
- a CDS encoding polyphosphate polymerase domain-containing protein, coding for MMLNGVQGRYELKHEITKMDCYLLRSKLQHVMTADPNANNDGKYLIRSVYFDNFDNKVLQQKKEGFFERDKFRVRLYDHNTSYINLEKKSKRNNMTYKQKCRMTIEEYEKVRIGDIAWMENDSRPLMRDLYMQMNLLQIKPVTIVDYEREVFIYEYGNVRVTFDSSVKTSFRNNDLLNPDVPMVETTPGIVILEVKYDEFLPDVIKQLVQLHDRRRGTYSKYQISRMFG
- a CDS encoding DUF4956 domain-containing protein, whose amino-acid sequence is MDTINFQDIFKSKFLEQTSSFSIVDSLIGLFASLVIGLFIYWVYKKTFTGVIYSHTFNISLIVMSMATSLVIIGISSNVLLSLGMVGALSIVRFRTPIKDPIDIVYLFWAIIVGILSGAGFVPLAVLGSLLIGAILIFFGNRIKVENPYLLVVRYNGHSIEKSLEHVVSENSKKHTIKSKSVMPGNEYEVTYEIRVRENDMSFINNISEMDGVRSAIMLSYDGNFTA
- a CDS encoding Dabb family protein: MIQRTVLLKFAETTTQEQMEEVIKRFKALEKVITGVVEVQAAFNLSEKSKEYQVILMVRFENVAAVEAYTINEQHQEVAAFIREVGRLDSIGVDIEI